The genomic stretch GCAAAATACGGACAAGCATTCAAGGACAGAGCGGTTGCGCGGTTGCTGCCGCCGGAGAGCGCGACGTTGGAAGACGTTGCGCGTGAGGTTGGCGTAGGCGTGGGGACGCTGGAGCGCTGGCGCAGTGATGCGCTGTCCAGGCCCGCTCGCGAGCGGGCCTGGACAGCGGTGGCCCGATTCGACGCCGTGCTGACGACCGCTGCGATGGATGAGGCTGCCAGGAGCGCATGGTGCCGCGCCAACGGTGTGTACCCGCATGAACTGGCTTGCTGGCGGCAAAGCGCCACACAGGCGCTGGCCGAGCCCGAGGAGGCGCGCGCCAGCCCGCAGCAGACCCAGCAGGACCGGCGTCGCATCAAGGAACTCGAGCGCGAACTGCGTCGCAAGGACCGTGCGCTGGCTGAGACGGCCGCGCTGCTGGTCCTATCAAAAAAAGTCGCGGCGATCTTCAGCACGGGCGAGGACGAATGATCGGCCTCGAAGATCGCCAGTCGCTGGCTCATGATATCCACACCGCGCACAAGGCCGGCGCGCGGCTACGCCTGGCCTGCGAGACGGCCGGCATCGACGTGCGCACGCTGCAGCGCTGGAATACCGGCGCGGGCCTCGTATTGGGCGATGGCAGGCCTCATGCGGTACGCCCGCAACCTGCCCATGCGCTGAGCGTCGCCGAACGTGCCGAGGTGCTGCGCGTAGCCAACGAGCCGCGCTTCGCCGATATGCCTCCTGCGCGTATCGTGCCCATGCTGGCTGATGAGGGCGTGTACATCGCCAGCGAGTCCACCTTCGCCCGCGTGCTGCGCGAGCATGGGCAAACCACACATCGCGGCCGGGCCAAAGCACCCAGGGCGGGTCGACCGCCGACCACGCACATCGCTGGCGCAGCACGGGAAGTCTGGTGCTGGGATATGACCTATTTACCCGCCGAGGTCGCCGGTCAATGGTTTTACCTGTATCTGATCCTCGATCTGTACAGCCGCAAGATCGTCGGATGGGAGGTGCACGAGCGCGACGATGCCAGCCATGCTGCCCATCTGGTGCGGCGCACAGCGCTGGCCGAGGGCATCGCTACTCTGGCGGACAAGCCGGTGCTGCACGGAGACAACGGCTCCACGCTCAAGGCCACGACCGTGCTGGCCATGCTTCACTGGCTTGGCGTGAAGCCCTCGTACTCGCGCCCACGCGTCAGCGACGA from Paraburkholderia phytofirmans OLGA172 encodes the following:
- a CDS encoding IS3 family transposase (programmed frameshift), which encodes MAKYGQAFKDRAVARLLPPESATLEDVAREVGVGVGTLERWRSDALSRPARERAWTAVARFDAVLTTAAMDEAARSAWCRANGVYPHELACWRQSATQALAEPEEARASPQQTQQDRRRIKELERELRRKDRALAETAALLVLSKKGRGDLQHGRGRMIGLEDRQSLAHDIHTAHKAGARLRLACETAGIDVRTLQRWNTGAGLVLGDGRPHAVRPQPAHALSVAERAEVLRVANEPRFADMPPARIVPMLADEGVYIASESTFARVLREHGQTTHRGRAKAPRAGRPPTTHIAGAAREVWCWDMTYLPAEVAGQWFYLYLILDLYSRKIVGWEVHERDDASHAAHLVRRTALAEGIATLADKPVLHGDNGSTLKATTVLAMLHWLGVKPSYSRPRVSDDNAFAEALFRTAKYRPEFPNTGFADLNAARDWATDFVHWYNFDHRHSSIRYVSPAQRHDGDDHAILAARHEVYVRARERNPARWSRCTRDWTPVGAVTLNPERESVVTMASHATLKQPLAA